A part of Pseudomonas sp. HR96 genomic DNA contains:
- a CDS encoding LLM class flavin-dependent oxidoreductase: protein MSKKQILLNAFNMNCVGHINHGLWTHPRDTSSQYKTLEYWTELARLLERGLFDGLFIADIVGVYDVYEGNVDVTLRESIQLPVNDPLLLVSAMAAVTRHLGFGLTANLSYETPYLFARRMSTLDHLSRGRVGWNIVTGYLDSAARAMGLREQVAHDRRYDQADEYLQVLYKLWEGSWEDDAVADDKLARVYAHPEKVHKVQHQGEFYQVEGYHLCEPSPQRTPVLFQAGSSPRGLQFAGNHAECVFISGQDKAATKAQVDKVRASAVAAGRDPQAVKVFMGLTVIVAETEQAARAKHAEYLGYASAEAGVAHYSASTAIDFSTYGLDEPIQHVKSNAIESATRVLQNNDFTRRKLLAQHALGGRYITLIGNPEQVADELESWIAETGLDGFNLARTVTPESYADFIDLVIPVLQARGSYKTAYAPGTLREKLFQQGPRLPAEHTGAHYRQGSAS, encoded by the coding sequence ATGAGCAAGAAGCAGATTCTCCTCAATGCCTTCAACATGAACTGCGTCGGCCATATCAACCATGGCCTGTGGACCCACCCACGCGACACCTCCAGCCAGTACAAGACCCTGGAATACTGGACCGAGCTGGCCCGGCTGCTGGAGCGCGGCCTGTTCGACGGCCTGTTCATCGCCGACATCGTCGGCGTCTACGACGTGTACGAGGGCAACGTCGACGTGACTTTGCGCGAGTCCATCCAGCTGCCGGTCAACGACCCGCTGCTGCTGGTCTCGGCCATGGCCGCGGTGACTCGCCACCTGGGCTTCGGCCTGACCGCCAACCTCAGCTACGAGACGCCCTACCTGTTCGCCCGGCGCATGTCGACCCTCGACCACCTGAGCCGCGGCCGGGTCGGCTGGAACATCGTCACCGGCTACCTGGACAGCGCCGCCCGCGCCATGGGCCTGCGCGAGCAGGTTGCCCACGACCGCCGCTATGACCAGGCCGACGAATACCTGCAAGTGCTGTACAAGCTCTGGGAGGGCAGCTGGGAAGACGACGCGGTGGCCGACGACAAGCTTGCGCGGGTTTACGCTCACCCTGAGAAAGTGCACAAGGTCCAGCATCAGGGCGAGTTCTATCAGGTCGAGGGCTACCACCTCTGCGAGCCTTCGCCGCAGCGCACGCCGGTGCTGTTTCAGGCAGGCAGCTCGCCACGCGGCCTGCAGTTCGCCGGCAATCATGCCGAATGCGTGTTCATCAGCGGCCAGGACAAGGCTGCGACCAAGGCCCAGGTCGACAAGGTCCGCGCCAGCGCCGTGGCCGCCGGGCGCGACCCGCAGGCGGTCAAGGTGTTCATGGGCCTGACGGTGATCGTTGCCGAGACCGAACAGGCGGCGCGCGCCAAGCATGCCGAATACCTCGGTTATGCCAGTGCAGAGGCCGGCGTGGCGCACTACTCGGCCTCCACCGCCATCGACTTCTCCACCTACGGGCTCGACGAGCCGATCCAGCACGTCAAGAGCAACGCCATCGAATCGGCCACCCGGGTGCTGCAGAACAACGACTTCACCCGCCGCAAGCTACTCGCCCAGCACGCCCTGGGCGGTCGCTACATCACCCTGATCGGCAACCCGGAACAGGTCGCCGACGAACTGGAAAGCTGGATCGCCGAGACTGGCCTGGATGGCTTCAACCTCGCCCGAACCGTAACCCCGGAAAGCTACGCCGACTTCATCGACCTGGTGATCCCGGTGCTCCAGGCCCGCGGCTCGTACAAGACCGCGTACGCCCCCGGCACCCTGCGCGAAAAGCTGTTCCAACAAGGCCCACGCCTGCCCGCCGAACATACCGGCGCCCATTACCGCCAAGGATCCGCCTCATGA
- a CDS encoding SfnB family sulfur acquisition oxidoreductase: MTDNSIDQGPVALIRNDSHALQAAAELAERLRTDSALRDRERRLPFAELAAFSASGLWGITVPKAFGGAGVSNVTLAEVVRRIASADASLGQIPQNHYYALEVLRVNGSQAQQQRLYAEVLAGQRLGNALAERGTRTAHDRTTRLTADGDGFRIDGRKFYSTGALYAQRIPTSVVDAEGRQQLAFVRADSPGVQVIDDWSGFGQRTTGSGSVVFANAWVAAQDVIPFQSAFERPTTVGPLAQILHAAIDTGIARAALEDTLQFVRTRTRPWIDSGHERAVDDPLTLNTLGRLSIRLHAAEALLERAGEVLDAAQADSSAARVAAASIAVAEARAISTEISLAAGSALFELAGAQATLAEHGLDRHWRNARVHTLHDPVRWKYHAIGNYYLNQQNPPLRGTI, translated from the coding sequence ATGACAGACAATTCCATCGATCAGGGCCCTGTCGCGCTGATCCGCAATGATTCCCACGCCTTGCAGGCCGCCGCCGAACTGGCCGAGCGGCTGCGCACCGACAGCGCCCTGCGCGACCGCGAGCGGCGCCTGCCGTTCGCCGAGCTGGCGGCCTTCAGCGCTTCGGGCCTGTGGGGCATCACGGTGCCCAAGGCGTTCGGCGGCGCCGGGGTGTCCAATGTGACCCTGGCCGAGGTGGTTCGGCGCATCGCCAGCGCCGACGCTTCGCTGGGGCAGATTCCGCAGAACCACTACTACGCCCTCGAAGTGCTGCGGGTGAACGGCAGCCAGGCCCAGCAACAGCGGCTGTATGCCGAAGTGCTGGCCGGCCAGCGCCTGGGCAACGCCCTGGCCGAGCGCGGCACCCGCACCGCCCACGATCGCACCACACGGCTGACCGCCGACGGCGACGGCTTTCGCATCGACGGGCGCAAGTTCTACTCCACCGGCGCGCTCTACGCCCAGCGCATCCCCACCTCGGTGGTGGACGCCGAGGGTCGCCAGCAGCTGGCCTTCGTGCGCGCCGACAGCCCCGGCGTGCAGGTCATCGACGACTGGAGCGGCTTCGGCCAGCGCACCACCGGCAGTGGTTCGGTGGTCTTCGCCAACGCCTGGGTCGCGGCGCAAGACGTCATCCCTTTCCAGAGCGCCTTCGAACGGCCGACCACGGTGGGCCCGCTGGCGCAGATTCTCCACGCCGCCATCGACACCGGCATCGCCCGCGCCGCCCTGGAAGACACCCTGCAATTCGTGCGCACGCGCACCCGACCGTGGATCGACTCCGGCCATGAACGCGCGGTCGACGACCCACTGACGCTCAACACCTTGGGCCGGTTGAGTATCCGCCTGCACGCCGCCGAAGCGCTGCTGGAGCGTGCCGGCGAGGTGCTCGACGCCGCCCAGGCCGACAGCAGCGCCGCGCGAGTAGCCGCCGCATCGATTGCCGTGGCCGAGGCTCGGGCGATCAGCACCGAGATATCCCTGGCCGCCGGCAGCGCCCTGTTCGAGCTGGCGGGCGCCCAGGCCACCCTGGCCGAGCACGGCCTCGACCGCCACTGGCGCAACGCCCGGGTGCACACCCTGCACGACCCGGTGCGCTGGAAGTACCACGCCATCGGTAACTACTACCTCAACCAACAGAACCCGCCGTTGCGAGGCACGATCTGA